The Candidatus Nitrosopumilus sp. SW genomic sequence AAGAGTATATCGGAAAAGTGGCATACACACTTCCACAAGTAGGATATATCACACAATTACTGAAACCTCCCATTAACTATGTCATAATTGCAATTGTGATTGGGATAATGATTGTTAAACAATTCACAAAAAGGAAAAATGAAAAAGAATTATCATTTACAGATCCTATGGATTCAAAAGATCCGAACACAATTGAAGAATTATCAGATATCAATGAAATTGAAGATGATAAGGAATATTCTGATCCTACAGAATTAGATAATGTAAAAAATAATGAGAAATCATCTGAAGTTATATCAGATGAGCCTACAGAATCCACTAAATCTAAAGAAGAGAAGAAAGAATAAGTCATTAATTTCAGGCAAACAGGTTCACATTATGCCCAAAGGACACAAGATCGTCCTGTTTGCTTGGTAGTATAACTATGTGAAAATTACTAAAAAAGGATCCTAAGTATTGTTAAGTTTCAAAAGAGTAGGATCACTTAATTAGTAATTTTTAATTTTGAAAAAAAAAGAAAAAGAATTAGTTATTTCGACTAATTTCTCCACATAAACCAGGTGCATTAGGATTACAGCCAGGAGAATATCCTTCTATTTCTGTAATCTTTGCATTACCATTACTATCTCTTGTAAGTTCAAATTTCATCCAAGATAGGTTATTTGTTTCATCTTCATCAATGAAACTTCCAGCTGGATTCCATTCGTTTGTTAGATAGTATTCACCAGGTGCAAGGTTTGTGATAGGTACTTCATTTCCTTCAGTAGATTGATGGTATTGATCCATCCATCCAGATTGAATTCCTTGTTCAGTTACTTCACAATCCCAGTAAGATCTTTGTGATGTAGGAGAATTATCACCATTGATTTTGTATACATCAATTATGCAAAATCCCACTTTGATTGATGATGCAGTAACTCCATCAGGCAATATGATTATATCACCAGGACCATTTGGTGTTGATTCTCTAACTGCAAATTCACCAATATCAGCAATATGCCAATGGTTATGTACGTCATGGAATTCAAATTCGCTAACAACTTCTGCCCAAACAAGACTACCATTTTCATCATAAAGTCTTTGTAAGGAATCCTGTGTTTCTGTTTCTGGAGAATCAACTCCAGGGATTATTGGAAAGAATTCTAAATTCCCGATTCCGGTGTTTCCCCAGGCATTAGT encodes the following:
- a CDS encoding lysyl oxidase family protein encodes the protein MTYTKKIFRKTTIFPVLLAIGFMFTTPMLLDVAAAPGGNGNGNGVPDSALLPDIIPSIPKHLQVQNTQQTETLRFTNAWGNTGIGNLEFFPIIPGVDSPETETQDSLQRLYDENGSLVWAEVVSEFEFHDVHNHWHIADIGEFAVRESTPNGPGDIIILPDGVTASSIKVGFCIIDVYKINGDNSPTSQRSYWDCEVTEQGIQSGWMDQYHQSTEGNEVPITNLAPGEYYLTNEWNPAGSFIDEDETNNLSWMKFELTRDSNGNAKITEIEGYSPGCNPNAPGLCGEISRNN